The Caminicella sporogenes DSM 14501 DNA window TCAGATGTATTGGAGCTTGTGGACTTGCACCTGTGGTAATGGTAGATGATAAGGTGTTTGGACGTGTTAAAGAAGATGAAATAGATGAAATTCTTGATAAATATCGTAGTTAGGAGGAATTACAGTGAAGATTAAATCTTTAGAAGAATTGAGAAAAATAAGAAAAGAATCTATTGATAAGATTAATTTGAGATGTGGAGAGACTGATGGAGATAAAATAGAAATTCTCGTTGGAATGGCAACTTGTGGTATTTCTGCTGGAGCTAGAGAAACGCTAAATGAATTTGTAGAGGAAATTGCCAGAGAAAAATTAAATAATGTTAATGTCATTCCAGTAGGGTGTATTGGATATTGTCATTCAGAACCTACTGTACAGGTTA harbors:
- a CDS encoding (2Fe-2S) ferredoxin domain-containing protein, which encodes MKIKSLEELRKIRKESIDKINLRCGETDGDKIEILVGMATCGISAGARETLNEFVEEIAREKLNNVNVIPVGCIGYCHSEPTVQVNIPGQRPVVYGNVTKDKVHAIVEKHIKEGKPLLNLTIDVDFERA